A region of the Mesobacillus jeotgali genome:
CGCTGGCAATCGAGTTCAAGCTGACCTACCTTCTTGTAAAATCAGTGAAGCAGCACGTTTTTTTAAGAACCTTAAAGCGTGCAGTTGACGAAATTGAAACGGAGATTACAAGATTCACAGAAAGCGATGAATTAATCCATTCAATAGAAGCAGATCTTGGAGGAGGAGGCAATTCCCTGCCGTTTAAGGAGGCTTTTTTGCGCAGGCTCTTATCCGGGGATGTTAAGACGGAGGATGAGCTGCTGCAATCCCGTTTTTTCATTCCAGGAGAGGCTGTTCCCAACATCGTCCTGTTCATCCAGGGATTCGTCCGCAGTCCGGCTAGACGAATGCAAGAAGGCTGGCAGGCACCGATGGTGATCCAGGACTTGTTTAAAAAGCAATTTGAGGGACAACAGCTCACCTTCCTGTCCTATCGAAAACATTTGCTCTTGCTGCTCCAGGTCCAGCCTGAATATGGTTCAATGAAGCATTGGAAAGAGGGGGAGGAACGTATCCTCGAGACCATTGAGTCACTGGAGAATGAATACGGTATTCAGCTTTATATAGGAGTAGGGTCGATCTATCGTGAGCCGCTGCTCCTGCATCATTCATACAAGGAAGCATGCAAGGCCCGGCGAACGTCTCCATACGAAAGGCTTCAACTCCGCTATTTCGAGGAAATCACGAAGGACAAGCAGATTCAAAAGTGTACCGAACACATCTCCAAGTATTGCACGGAGGATTTGTCAATCAAACAGGTTGCCGACCAAATTAACCTCAGCGTTCCCTATTTCAGCCGGATTTTTAAACAAGAAACCGGACGGAACTTCGTCGAGTATGTTACCTTCGTTCGCATGCAGCGTGCTGTCTGGCTGCTTCGCCACACCGACCACACCATAGAAGCCATCGCTGAAGAACTAGGTTACAACACGCCCAACTATTTCAGCGGCACTTTTAAAAAATATGTAGGACTGTCACCGAGGGACTATCGCGCCACAGAGGAGGTTATTTTTGTATGAAAAGGGATGGTTGTCAGTGAAACTAGGGGAGACCGCGAAAAGATGTTGATTTTAATGGTCTGGAACCCGGCATGAGTTTTACTTTTTTTGGATAAACGGGAGATTATCTCGCCCGAATGAGAGATAAATCGATTTTAACGAGAGATTGAAAAAGTTTAACGAGAGATTATTACTTTTTATCGAGAGATTCCTGGTTTTGATTGAGAGATTAAGCCATCATTTCAAGTATAGCTGCTCAAAAAAGGAGTTTTCATTCCAAATGTTTTTGGAATGAAAACTCCTTTTAAATTATGCGAGCTGCTGCTCGGCGAACTCTCTGTATAAATCATGAGATTGAATCAGTTCCTGGTGTGAGCCCATTCCAGTTACACGGCCTTTTTCTATGAAGACTATCTTATCCGCATTGACGATGGTGGAAAGTCTGTGCGCGATGACAAACGTTGTCCGGCCTTCCATCAGCCTTGTGAGCGCCTGCTGTACGATGCCCTCTGACTGGCTGTCGAGGCTGGCTGTGGCTTCGTCCATCATCAGGATTTTCGGGTCGCGGAGGAAGGCACGGGCAATGGCGATCCGCTGTCTTTGCCCGCCTGATAATTTAACGCCGCGCTCGCCGACTTCGGTATCAAGCCCTTTAGGAAATTCTGCGATAAACTGGTCGGCATAAGCCATTTTCGCTACTTCCCATAGGACTTCATCCGGGATTTTGTCGCCATTTTCCAGGCCGTAGTGAAGGTTTTCACGAATGGTTCCAGCCATCATTGCGCTTTCCTGGGATACATAGCCGATCTGGCTTCGCCAGGAATTCAGCGTGAGCTGCTGTATGTTTGTATCGCCAATCCTGATTTCGCCAGCTGTTGGTTCATAAAATCTTTCAATTAGACCAAACATCGTCGTTTTGCCGCCGCCGCTTGGGCCAACGAACGCAATCATTTGCCCTGGCTGTGCATCCAATGAAACCTTTTCAATGACTCGTTCCTCTTCACTATAAGCGAATGATACCCGCTCAATGGTGATGGGCTTGTTGCTGATGTCCATTTCGATGCCTTTTTGGTCCTCTTCAAGAGGCTGGTCAAGAATCTCAATGATCCGTTCAGTTGCGCCCTTCGCTCTTTGCAGTTGAGTAAAGAACATCGCGAACGAAGTTATCGGCATGATGATCTGGAACAAGTAAAGCAGGAAGGCGATGAGCGCACCTGTCGACATTGTGCCGTTAACAACGCGCATTCCTCCATAGGCGATGATGATGACGATGACGACCATGATCATCAGCTGCATGATCGGGCCAATCAAAGCGAAAATCCTTGCTTCTTTTAATCCAAAGTTGAACAATTTATCGATTCCTCGATAACCGTTATCTTCTTCAATTTTTTCAGCAGTAGATGCTTTCATTAACCTTATCTCACCAAGGGTCTGGGTGAGATGGCCGGTGAAAACCGCTGTTTCATCCTGCAGCCCGCGGGCGATTTTGGCCATTTTCCTGCCGAGCGGAATCATGATGGCAAGTGTCAATGGGACAGATATAAGCATAAGCAAGGTCATCTTCCAGTCCATCACAAGTAAAATTACCACAGCTCCAATGATTGAGATGATTCCTGTAGCGAAATTCGGAAAATGGTTCGTGATCAGTTCTTTGACAATGCTAGTGTCATTGACAATTCGGCTGACAGTCTCGCCGCTGGACTGCTTATCAAAATAACGCACCGGCATCCGGATCAGCTTCGACCACATCCGTTCACGCAGCCTGGCGACGACCTTTTGCCCTGTGTAACTAAGCAGGTAAATCGAAATCCCACTGATAAGAGCCTGAATGATAAAGGCGGCACCGATAGCCAGAATGAGAGGCAAACTGATGGCTTCCACAGAAAAACCATCAACAAGGTTCTTCGTCAATAGCGGAACCACCAGGCCAGCAAGTGTTGTTATGATGCTGGCAGCCATACCTGTAAAAAGGGCGGCTTTTGGTATATTTGTTGAAAGTATTAATGAAAGGAATGGTTTTAAGCTTGTTTGCTGTTTTTCCATTACACGTTCTCCTGTTCATACTATTTGACTACATCATAAACCACTTTGAATATAGATGGAAATTTGGATGGATATGAAATTCGCCTCTTTTTTCTCCTTTCATAAACAAGCAGTGTGGTACACGCATATGATGAAAGTGAACAAAGGTTTGGAGGTGAAGCATATGAGTAGCGGTGTTCATGCTGCATGCAGCGTGTTTGAATTGTTTCTTGGCATCCTGGTAGGGGTAGGGTTGGTTCTGTTGTCTTTCTTTGGAGTAGTCGGTACGATACTAGCAGTACTTGGCCCATTGGCTGTTACATTAAATACAATCGTAGGTATTCTTGGTTTAATCGTAGTCATCTTGTTTGCATTCTGCCTCTTGAGAAGATTATGGCGTTGTTGTTTCGGATAAACGCTAAACAATGAAACAGTCTCTTAATGAGGCTGTTTTTTTGATGGTGGGAGTTAAATGAAGGTAAAGGTTATTTGTGTCCTTTTCGGACTGCAGCCGGAGAATAATGCCCCAAGCCTAAATCCAACCGAATCATTAAGTTATGATTAGTTTGCAACAGGAGCATGAGAAGATTTCGCTGCATTTTCAACTGGAAAAAATGCAGGGAAATTTCCAGTTCGCTATAAAAACTTAAAACTCGCTATAAAAAATAAAAAGTCGCTATAAAAAGAAAATTTTCGCTATAAAAATGTAAAATTCGCTATAAAAAGTAAAAACTCGCTATAAAAATTTTTCCACCACTTTAAAATAAGGATATTCGTTAGTTATTTCTTTCCATATATACTTTTTTCTACACATGAAGAATAAGTTTGAACCCTATCCTGATGGAAAAGGGCAATGACCGGCAATATTTCATTGCAACGATGAGGAAAATCGAACTATCCCACCAAAAAGGAAATGATTTTCAAGCAGAGAGGATCATAAAAGGGTCTTCCGTTTTTTTCGTATGTATATGAATACTAAGAGGAACCTGCTGTCTTTTAAATTTGAGTATAGTGAATTTTACATTTACAGCTTCCAAATGGTTCAGAGTTGGCGAGGGATGTAATTAGCAGTGTTCCATCAATCAACTTTCAACAATGCAGACCTTGCTATATAATGAGGTCAACAAGATTTGCGGGAAATCGGGTGATGGAATGAATACAACAATTAATGATATTGCCAGGCTGGCTGGTGTTGCGAAAAGCACGGTGTCGAGGTATTTGAATGGCGGGAATGTCAGCGAGAAGACGAAGGCGAGGATTCGCAGGGTCATTGAAGAGACGAAATATGAGCCTAATTCATTTGCCCAGAGTCTGAAGGCGAAAAAGACGAATTTCATCGGGGTGATTGCTCCAACACTGGATTCTTATGTCACTTCGACGGTGCTGATGGCGATTGATGAAGAGCTTCGAAAGCAGGACTACACGACGCTGATCATCAGCACGAGCAAGCATATCGACAGGGAAATTGAAAGTCTTGTCAGCCTGTCGCGCCAGAAGGTGGATGGTATCATCCTGATTGCGACTGGAATGACAGATCAGCATATTGAGACGATTAACTCCATCCAGATTCCTGTTTTGATTGTGGCACAGGAAGTGGATCAGTTTAACTGCATCATCAATGATGATTATCATGCGGGTTTTGAAATGGGACAGTATATTGCAAGAAAAGGGCATAAATCGGTTGCTTATCTTGGGGTGACAGAGAGCGATATTGCCGTTGGCCAGAAGCGGAAGCAGGGGATCCTTGACGGATTGGCGGATGGCGGAGTGAAAGAAGCGAAGGTTTTCCAAACAGAGTTTGATTTTCAGGATGCCTCAAGGGTCACGGAGGAAATGCTTGGTCATTTTCGGCCTACGGCTATCATCGGTGCAACCGACACGATTGCCTTTGGTGCACTGAAAACATTATCTCGCCTTGGTAAAAAAGTTCCTGATGATGTTTCGCTAGCTGGGTTCGGCGGATATAATATTTCGGAAGTCATCCATCCAGCACTGACGACTATCCGCTACAATAATAGTGACACAGGAATACTGGCAGCAAATACCATCATCAGGATGACAGATGGGGAAGAAGTACCGTCACTGCAGGTTTCAGGCTATTCTTTTATCGAAGGCGAAAGCGTCAAAAATATGAAAAGCTGATAACGTTTTCAGAAAAGGGTTGCATAAATGGCAATCCTGTTTTATTATGAATTTGTGGAACCGGTTCCCGCCACACAAAAAGATTGGTGGGAACGAAACAGAACTTTATTTTTTTACTTTTAATTGGAACCGGTTCCGATTTGAAAAGGGGAGGAATTAGAATCATGGCTAATTCAAATTTAAAGTCAAAATACCTGCCTACCGTCCAAGAAATTATTCGATTAATAGGCGGAAAAGAAAACCTTCAAGGCGCTGCTCACTGTGCAACAAGACTGCGGCTTGTTCTGAAAGATAATTCTCTTGCTGATACAAAAGCAATCGGCAACCTTGATTATGTAAAGGGATCATTTGTTGCAGGCGATCAGCTGCAGATCATCATCGGAGCCGGTACGGTCAACGATGTATACGCTGTCTTTACCAAGGAAGCCGGAATTAAGGAAATGTCTCTCGGCGATGTGAAAGAGCAATCTGCCCAAAAACAAAATGCCTTCCAAAGAGGCATAAAAGCGTTATCCGATGTATTCGTAGAAATCATCCCTGGTCTTTTGGCCGCAGCTCTATTGATGGGTGTAACCGGCTTGTTGAGCCAGCAGGGGATTTTCGGCAAGCAATCCGTTGTGGAAATGTATCCCGCGATTGCTGGCTTTAACCGATTCATTGCTATCATGTCTACCGGTATCTTTACGATTTTGCCATTGCTGGTGGTGTATTCCGCAACGAAGCGCTTTGGCGGCAACCCGGTACTAGGTTTGGTTCTTGGAGCCATCATGCTTCACCCGGATCTGGCGAATGCCTACCTTGTTGGTAATGGAACGGTAAAACCGGAGGTCATCAGCCTTTTCGGATTGAAAGTATCGCTTGTTGCGTTCCAGGGCGGCATTATCATTGCTTTAATGATGGGGCTTGTTGTTGCAAAGCTTGACCAATTTTTCAGCAGGAAAGTTCCGGATATCATCAAGCTTTTCCTTGCACCATTTTTAACAATCGTCGTTGCAGGATTCCTGCTGTTTACGGCAATTGGCCCGCTTGGCCGTCTGCTTGCAGATGCAATTACTTCAGGCTTGATGTGGTCTGTTGATAATCTTGGAATCGTTGGCTTCATGCTCTTCGCCGGCATCCAGCAGGTCATCGTTATCACTGGCCTTCACCACGTCATTGGTGCGGTTGAGGCACAGCTGATTGCTGACACAGGATTCAACTTCATCATGCCGCTTATGTCTGTAGCCCTCATGGGTCAGGGCGGTGCCGTGCTTGGCTATACTCTTGGGTTGTGGAAAAACGAAAAAGCAAGGCAGATTGGCGTATCAGCCTTTGCCTCCACTCTATTCGGAATCTCTGAACCCGCATTGTTCGGTGTGAACGTGAAGTATAAATTCCCGCTGATCGCCGGTATGATCGGTGGCGCGCTTGGCGGTGCATATGTCTATATCACAGGAATCAAGGCACTTGGTTTCGGTGCGACAGCTGTCCCTGGTTTTGCGATTGTCGCTGCACAGGGCGGAGGCCACGTCAACTATGTGATCGCCAACCTACTGGCACTTGCAGTCGGAGCGATTTTAACGATTATTTACCTGAAAGTGAAAAAGCCAGCATTGGATTAAATATA
Encoded here:
- a CDS encoding helix-turn-helix domain-containing protein, producing MYRVLLSVEDEREYRKLAAWILEECKENCKLAEHEKDIHIAIIEVNKWHDWVKIHRFRKRNKDCRIIPLLDPSLLHTSPLAIEFKLTYLLVKSVKQHVFLRTLKRAVDEIETEITRFTESDELIHSIEADLGGGGNSLPFKEAFLRRLLSGDVKTEDELLQSRFFIPGEAVPNIVLFIQGFVRSPARRMQEGWQAPMVIQDLFKKQFEGQQLTFLSYRKHLLLLLQVQPEYGSMKHWKEGEERILETIESLENEYGIQLYIGVGSIYREPLLLHHSYKEACKARRTSPYERLQLRYFEEITKDKQIQKCTEHISKYCTEDLSIKQVADQINLSVPYFSRIFKQETGRNFVEYVTFVRMQRAVWLLRHTDHTIEAIAEELGYNTPNYFSGTFKKYVGLSPRDYRATEEVIFV
- a CDS encoding ABC transporter ATP-binding protein encodes the protein MEKQQTSLKPFLSLILSTNIPKAALFTGMAASIITTLAGLVVPLLTKNLVDGFSVEAISLPLILAIGAAFIIQALISGISIYLLSYTGQKVVARLRERMWSKLIRMPVRYFDKQSSGETVSRIVNDTSIVKELITNHFPNFATGIISIIGAVVILLVMDWKMTLLMLISVPLTLAIMIPLGRKMAKIARGLQDETAVFTGHLTQTLGEIRLMKASTAEKIEEDNGYRGIDKLFNFGLKEARIFALIGPIMQLMIMVVIVIIIAYGGMRVVNGTMSTGALIAFLLYLFQIIMPITSFAMFFTQLQRAKGATERIIEILDQPLEEDQKGIEMDISNKPITIERVSFAYSEEERVIEKVSLDAQPGQMIAFVGPSGGGKTTMFGLIERFYEPTAGEIRIGDTNIQQLTLNSWRSQIGYVSQESAMMAGTIRENLHYGLENGDKIPDEVLWEVAKMAYADQFIAEFPKGLDTEVGERGVKLSGGQRQRIAIARAFLRDPKILMMDEATASLDSQSEGIVQQALTRLMEGRTTFVIAHRLSTIVNADKIVFIEKGRVTGMGSHQELIQSHDLYREFAEQQLA
- a CDS encoding ABC transporter, which produces MSSGVHAACSVFELFLGILVGVGLVLLSFFGVVGTILAVLGPLAVTLNTIVGILGLIVVILFAFCLLRRLWRCCFG
- a CDS encoding LacI family DNA-binding transcriptional regulator, with the protein product MNTTINDIARLAGVAKSTVSRYLNGGNVSEKTKARIRRVIEETKYEPNSFAQSLKAKKTNFIGVIAPTLDSYVTSTVLMAIDEELRKQDYTTLIISTSKHIDREIESLVSLSRQKVDGIILIATGMTDQHIETINSIQIPVLIVAQEVDQFNCIINDDYHAGFEMGQYIARKGHKSVAYLGVTESDIAVGQKRKQGILDGLADGGVKEAKVFQTEFDFQDASRVTEEMLGHFRPTAIIGATDTIAFGALKTLSRLGKKVPDDVSLAGFGGYNISEVIHPALTTIRYNNSDTGILAANTIIRMTDGEEVPSLQVSGYSFIEGESVKNMKS
- a CDS encoding PTS transporter subunit EIIC — its product is MANSNLKSKYLPTVQEIIRLIGGKENLQGAAHCATRLRLVLKDNSLADTKAIGNLDYVKGSFVAGDQLQIIIGAGTVNDVYAVFTKEAGIKEMSLGDVKEQSAQKQNAFQRGIKALSDVFVEIIPGLLAAALLMGVTGLLSQQGIFGKQSVVEMYPAIAGFNRFIAIMSTGIFTILPLLVVYSATKRFGGNPVLGLVLGAIMLHPDLANAYLVGNGTVKPEVISLFGLKVSLVAFQGGIIIALMMGLVVAKLDQFFSRKVPDIIKLFLAPFLTIVVAGFLLFTAIGPLGRLLADAITSGLMWSVDNLGIVGFMLFAGIQQVIVITGLHHVIGAVEAQLIADTGFNFIMPLMSVALMGQGGAVLGYTLGLWKNEKARQIGVSAFASTLFGISEPALFGVNVKYKFPLIAGMIGGALGGAYVYITGIKALGFGATAVPGFAIVAAQGGGHVNYVIANLLALAVGAILTIIYLKVKKPALD